A single window of Marinobacter sp. LA51 DNA harbors:
- a CDS encoding ATP-grasp domain-containing protein yields MKDTLLFLAHVPTEALNRGFLPAAQSMGMKVILLTDQAAAHHHYFSQPGLPAYPEQIIQCDVFNPVAVLDTVSDLPHPAGIFSNSDHLQTVTALTAAYLELPGKDWRTCYRTKNKAAMRQFLQDIEKDACWFLTVCDPESLANVADEVSYPCIAKPREGVGSLNVRRLDSAEQLQAFSAQFWLEQPGQPLLLEEFLSGPVHTLETLGDGQELIPLGGFEVTLSEPPHFVELEATWAPYQPDTPYLPEMLEQIRRLGVGFGSCHSEFVITSRGPRLIEVNYRTVGDGRDFLLNQMMNQRLFKAILQIHLGQPADVAPPQYAACIRYLGASRNGKILRCASGRTEPCGDGVAEFAPLKAVGENVQLTHSNRDYLGVLRLFASDEAQINDTLARWTGDLETEWEIG; encoded by the coding sequence ATGAAAGACACGCTACTGTTCCTTGCCCACGTTCCTACCGAAGCCTTGAATCGGGGCTTTCTGCCTGCGGCCCAGTCCATGGGAATGAAGGTGATTCTGCTGACCGATCAAGCCGCAGCTCATCACCACTATTTCAGCCAGCCCGGACTCCCCGCCTACCCCGAACAGATCATTCAATGCGATGTATTTAACCCGGTCGCCGTTCTCGACACGGTTTCGGACCTTCCGCACCCCGCCGGTATCTTTTCCAACAGTGATCACCTGCAAACGGTAACGGCTCTGACCGCAGCCTACCTGGAGTTACCCGGCAAAGACTGGCGGACCTGCTACCGCACGAAAAACAAGGCCGCCATGCGCCAGTTCCTTCAGGACATAGAGAAAGATGCCTGTTGGTTTCTGACGGTATGCGATCCCGAGTCACTGGCGAATGTGGCTGATGAGGTTTCCTACCCCTGTATCGCGAAACCCCGGGAAGGCGTCGGCAGCCTGAATGTCCGCCGCCTGGATTCCGCAGAACAACTGCAGGCATTCAGCGCTCAGTTCTGGCTGGAGCAGCCAGGGCAGCCTCTCTTGCTGGAAGAATTTCTGTCCGGCCCGGTCCACACTCTGGAAACCCTCGGCGACGGCCAGGAGCTCATTCCCCTTGGCGGGTTTGAAGTTACGCTGTCGGAACCGCCGCATTTTGTCGAGCTGGAAGCGACCTGGGCACCCTACCAGCCAGACACCCCCTATCTCCCTGAAATGCTCGAGCAGATCCGGCGCCTTGGTGTGGGATTTGGCTCGTGCCATTCCGAGTTTGTGATCACCTCGCGCGGCCCGCGACTGATCGAAGTGAACTACCGCACCGTGGGGGACGGCCGTGACTTCCTGCTCAACCAGATGATGAATCAGCGACTCTTCAAAGCGATTCTCCAGATTCATCTGGGTCAACCTGCCGACGTTGCGCCCCCCCAGTATGCCGCGTGCATCCGATATCTTGGCGCTTCCAGAAACGGAAAGATCCTGCGCTGCGCAAGCGGACGAACAGAACCGTGCGGGGACGGAGTTGCGGAATTCGCTCCGCTGAAAGCAGTGGGCGAAAACGTCCAGCTGACTCATTCGAACAGGGATTACCTGGGTGTGCTACGGCTCTTCGCCAGCGACGAGGCGCAGATCAACGACACGCTTGCCCGCTGGACAGGGGACCTGGAAACCGAATGGGAGATTGGCTGA
- a CDS encoding IucA/IucC family protein, with amino-acid sequence MNNANSQSPDQPEHYLTERVINALIREDVAGCQSDSEIVESTRVPGSPEQPGTWLRWELSTGTAWVPVQPARFMQPWQWSGHPLMWQPDESPRNFSALDHYSQVLSFLAPIDNDESQALVATYLRECQIAESHHHLCRKERERWFSELHQQGRNYNDLPQWSERLLHFDRLAAFLDHPFYPSARAKSGFDPAALTAYAPEFGHRFQLRWLAVPRDDVTVQGQLPDCWPTFNEVGLDTRLTEGYQLLPVHPHLWDTALDRLLADTPIGTRVLRAPKPALWVRPTLSVRTLLLEAQPDVHLKVPLTIRTLGDRNIRTVKPSTLYDGYTVQQILEETVDNDHTLSEQFAVTDESSGLHVGDLPWLGCILRRFPAFTHQQQVLPVASLLAEDPDGRCVAQLMADAYAGGDLRTWVRRYVALTLSVHLRLWLVYGIALESNQQNSMLVHSPGQPPRLLFKDNDAPRLWSARLCSRMPSVAAAVARLRDQRILVDNETPLLQMFTTITLQLNLAVILEGLSARGLGQITDWYQLLRDELVKVLDQLDGEGIDTSPARGPLLHDRQLYAKYLLRAGSLESKSRTGAADINKFYGKLAPNFLRPDS; translated from the coding sequence ATGAACAACGCTAATTCCCAGTCTCCGGACCAGCCCGAGCATTACCTGACAGAACGGGTGATCAACGCCTTGATCCGGGAAGACGTTGCTGGCTGTCAGAGCGATTCAGAAATTGTCGAGTCAACTCGTGTGCCTGGCTCCCCCGAGCAACCGGGCACCTGGTTACGCTGGGAGCTGAGCACCGGCACAGCCTGGGTGCCGGTCCAACCAGCCAGATTCATGCAGCCGTGGCAGTGGAGCGGGCACCCACTGATGTGGCAGCCCGACGAATCCCCAAGGAATTTCTCGGCGCTGGACCATTACTCCCAGGTTCTGTCGTTCCTCGCCCCTATTGATAACGACGAATCCCAGGCACTGGTAGCCACCTACCTGCGCGAGTGCCAAATCGCAGAGTCTCACCACCACCTGTGCCGGAAAGAAAGGGAACGCTGGTTTTCTGAGCTGCACCAGCAAGGCCGGAATTACAACGACCTCCCGCAATGGTCAGAGCGCCTGTTGCATTTTGACCGCCTCGCGGCTTTCCTGGATCACCCGTTCTACCCGAGTGCCCGGGCCAAAAGTGGCTTTGATCCTGCAGCGCTGACGGCCTATGCCCCGGAATTCGGCCACCGCTTCCAATTACGCTGGCTCGCTGTCCCCCGCGACGATGTGACGGTGCAGGGGCAGCTCCCCGATTGCTGGCCAACCTTCAACGAGGTTGGCCTGGATACTCGGCTGACTGAAGGCTATCAGCTGTTGCCGGTGCACCCTCACCTCTGGGACACAGCTCTGGACCGGCTCCTTGCCGATACGCCCATCGGTACCCGTGTCCTCCGGGCGCCAAAACCCGCTCTCTGGGTTCGCCCCACCCTGTCGGTACGAACGCTTCTACTTGAAGCCCAGCCAGACGTGCACCTGAAAGTGCCGCTGACAATTCGCACTCTCGGAGATCGAAATATACGAACGGTGAAACCGAGCACCCTCTATGACGGCTACACCGTTCAGCAGATACTGGAAGAGACAGTCGACAATGACCATACGCTCTCCGAGCAATTCGCGGTAACTGACGAATCATCAGGGCTACACGTGGGTGACTTACCCTGGCTTGGATGCATCCTGCGCCGTTTCCCCGCATTCACCCATCAACAGCAGGTGTTGCCGGTTGCATCCCTCCTGGCCGAAGACCCCGACGGCCGGTGCGTGGCCCAACTGATGGCCGATGCTTACGCAGGTGGCGATCTACGGACCTGGGTGCGGCGTTACGTTGCCCTGACGCTGTCCGTCCACCTTCGACTCTGGCTTGTTTACGGCATTGCGCTTGAGTCCAACCAGCAGAACTCCATGCTGGTGCACTCACCGGGACAACCTCCGCGACTCCTCTTCAAGGATAACGATGCCCCCCGGCTGTGGTCGGCGCGACTGTGCTCACGCATGCCCTCGGTGGCTGCAGCGGTTGCCCGACTGCGGGATCAACGGATTCTGGTCGACAACGAAACACCTCTACTCCAGATGTTCACCACCATAACCCTGCAACTAAACCTGGCGGTCATTCTGGAAGGCCTTTCAGCGAGGGGGCTCGGACAGATCACCGACTGGTATCAACTGCTACGTGACGAGCTGGTCAAGGTGCTGGATCAGCTGGACGGCGAAGGCATAGACACCAGCCCGGCACGCGGACCACTGCTGCATGACCGCCAGCTGTACGCCAAGTATCTGCTACGAGCCGGAAGCCTGGAGAGCAAATCCCGTACTGGCGCTGCGGACATCAACAAGTTCTACGGCAAGCTGGCCCCAAACTTCCTGAGGCCAGATTCGTGA
- a CDS encoding MFS transporter, whose product MSQRILPVVLLSHFTAALVALGMPPFFGLILTDAFAMDDPAWVGWFFILPTVCTAVAAPFWGKVADRFGRRWSLIRAQLGLAAAFVLAGLAPNLTTFAAALILQGILGGTFAASSAYLATVTRGQALAQALNWMQGSARSAMLLAPILIGALITRIPAQSLYLWLAILPLLSALQVWTFAPPDQTQAEERARKPQNNSDTVSVRWQRLALLQFGFNFSLVAGFPYFIPWVQSLTGSTTAVAGLLYSLPHAVYLAILASPLRRSQLFQSPSALTAGLALFALSYVIQATTDSMAVILIGRISMGLGMTACFFALNGETARLTRSENAGKSFGALDSIGKWAGVAGGVFAGVATGMSDQAAPLWLGAVVCLLTLTVSGSRNHPPATSNHECLEKEESRCR is encoded by the coding sequence GTGAGCCAGCGCATCCTGCCTGTCGTTCTCCTGAGTCACTTCACAGCAGCCTTGGTGGCGCTTGGCATGCCACCTTTCTTTGGCCTGATCCTGACAGACGCCTTTGCGATGGATGATCCGGCCTGGGTGGGCTGGTTTTTCATCCTACCAACGGTGTGCACTGCTGTGGCCGCGCCATTCTGGGGCAAAGTGGCCGATCGTTTTGGCCGTCGCTGGTCACTGATCCGGGCCCAGCTAGGACTTGCTGCCGCCTTTGTGCTGGCAGGATTGGCGCCCAACCTCACCACCTTTGCGGCAGCCCTGATTCTGCAGGGGATCCTGGGTGGAACCTTCGCCGCATCGAGCGCCTACCTCGCCACGGTTACTCGCGGCCAGGCCCTTGCGCAAGCACTGAACTGGATGCAGGGTTCGGCCCGATCGGCGATGTTGCTGGCGCCCATTCTGATTGGCGCACTCATTACCCGGATACCGGCACAGAGTCTTTACCTGTGGCTGGCAATCCTGCCCCTTCTTTCGGCATTGCAGGTATGGACGTTCGCCCCACCAGACCAAACACAAGCCGAAGAGCGGGCACGGAAACCACAGAACAACAGCGACACAGTGTCGGTTCGCTGGCAGCGACTTGCCCTGCTGCAATTCGGCTTCAACTTCTCACTGGTCGCTGGTTTTCCCTACTTTATCCCCTGGGTACAAAGTCTCACGGGCAGCACCACGGCAGTGGCGGGATTGCTTTACAGCCTGCCCCACGCCGTCTATCTGGCTATCCTGGCCAGCCCTCTGAGACGCAGCCAGCTCTTCCAGAGCCCCTCCGCACTGACCGCCGGGCTGGCCCTCTTCGCTCTGTCATACGTTATCCAGGCTACCACCGACAGCATGGCCGTCATCCTCATCGGTCGGATCAGCATGGGCCTGGGCATGACCGCCTGTTTCTTCGCCCTCAATGGCGAGACCGCGCGCCTGACCCGATCCGAAAACGCCGGCAAAAGTTTTGGAGCCCTCGACAGTATCGGTAAATGGGCCGGCGTCGCCGGAGGTGTTTTTGCGGGTGTTGCAACGGGCATGAGCGACCAGGCCGCCCCACTCTGGTTGGGTGCCGTTGTTTGCCTGCTCACGCTGACCGTTAGCGGGTCCCGCAACCACCCGCCAGCCACCTCAAACCACGAATGCCTAGAAAAGGAAGAAAGCCGATGTCGATGA
- a CDS encoding IucA/IucC family protein — MSMTAAHHYFRDKHCDYQAEQASMEALLNCYCRDIAQPAAELSIQTGPGSQPWPQALRTRLTLEAANVLEIALPGSEDILLVLVAGDSPTCNYRYLSAPFYKSALRGWQILGLEQLARLLLNSMAERFHQPINSELYRQILLSREVMGTVLAYSQVPNDWGQGTEAFRWSEQSLSFGHRYHPAPKSREGFDTEDILQYSPEMGSGFALYYFAVNPDDLRTRGKVTDAFDADGPNSDLDVPNGLIPLAVHPWQARYLMRQPPVQRAIRSGRIVPLGQTGPRYYPTASVRTLYKPGAPYFLKFSTHVRLTNCIRKNAIYELESAVALSEALKNHLAPALNRWPGFRLLYEPAYQTLDFPELAAPERKTIAEGFGVILRDNLEQQLEPGVTPMLAAALFSEDRYGRCRATEASALWAQQAGLSERQARVQWLGQYLALLLPPLFESLFHCGVVFEPHLQNVVVGLRDGCPVQVFVRDLEGTKLVPERWSGSLPATIDKRTLASIHYPQDKAWKRIAYCLLVNHLFQVVACLSRGEQQTEIQLWAALAEAVRSWLDSTDDPWAQEALGNLLAGEPIPNKSNLMTRLFKRPDRESQYTLVPNPLAGLPTRPNANPIKEDQPDA, encoded by the coding sequence ATGTCGATGACTGCCGCACATCACTATTTCAGGGATAAACACTGTGACTATCAGGCGGAGCAAGCCAGCATGGAAGCCCTGCTGAACTGCTACTGCCGCGATATTGCTCAGCCTGCCGCAGAATTGTCCATCCAAACCGGTCCGGGAAGTCAGCCCTGGCCACAGGCACTCAGAACCCGTCTGACACTGGAAGCCGCCAACGTATTGGAGATTGCGCTGCCAGGCTCGGAAGACATCCTGCTTGTCTTGGTAGCCGGTGACTCGCCGACCTGCAACTACCGTTACCTTTCAGCGCCCTTCTACAAATCAGCGCTCAGGGGTTGGCAAATTCTGGGGCTGGAGCAACTCGCCCGGCTGCTGCTGAACAGCATGGCTGAACGTTTCCATCAGCCGATCAACAGTGAGCTCTACCGACAGATTCTTCTCAGTCGAGAGGTCATGGGAACGGTGCTGGCCTACTCGCAGGTTCCGAACGACTGGGGACAGGGCACCGAAGCATTCCGCTGGTCGGAGCAGTCCCTGAGTTTCGGACACCGCTACCACCCGGCGCCAAAATCCAGGGAAGGCTTTGATACCGAGGACATCCTGCAGTACTCACCGGAAATGGGCTCGGGCTTTGCCCTGTACTATTTCGCCGTCAATCCAGACGATCTTCGCACCCGAGGCAAAGTCACCGATGCCTTTGACGCGGACGGCCCCAATTCCGATCTGGACGTACCGAACGGGTTGATTCCTTTGGCCGTGCACCCCTGGCAGGCCCGTTATCTGATGCGCCAGCCGCCGGTTCAACGCGCGATACGGTCGGGCCGGATCGTACCTCTGGGTCAGACCGGCCCCAGGTACTATCCGACAGCCTCGGTTCGCACGCTGTACAAACCGGGAGCGCCCTACTTCCTGAAATTTTCCACCCACGTTCGATTGACCAATTGCATTCGCAAGAACGCGATTTATGAACTGGAGAGCGCGGTCGCTCTTTCCGAAGCTCTGAAAAACCATCTCGCCCCGGCACTGAACCGGTGGCCAGGCTTCAGGCTGCTTTACGAACCAGCTTACCAGACCCTCGATTTTCCAGAGCTCGCAGCGCCCGAGCGCAAGACGATTGCGGAGGGTTTTGGCGTGATTCTCCGGGACAATCTGGAGCAACAGCTGGAACCGGGAGTAACACCGATGCTCGCCGCGGCCTTGTTTTCCGAGGATCGCTATGGCCGTTGCCGGGCAACAGAAGCGTCGGCCTTGTGGGCACAGCAGGCCGGGCTCTCCGAGCGGCAAGCCAGGGTGCAATGGCTTGGCCAGTATCTCGCGCTGCTCCTCCCCCCGCTCTTCGAGTCGCTATTCCACTGTGGCGTTGTGTTTGAACCCCACCTCCAGAATGTGGTGGTCGGCCTTCGGGACGGTTGTCCGGTTCAGGTCTTCGTGCGTGATCTCGAGGGTACCAAGCTGGTGCCTGAACGCTGGTCGGGAAGCTTGCCGGCAACGATTGATAAACGAACCCTGGCCTCGATTCACTACCCCCAGGACAAGGCCTGGAAACGAATCGCGTACTGCCTGTTGGTGAATCACCTGTTCCAGGTCGTGGCTTGCCTGTCGCGCGGTGAGCAACAGACCGAAATCCAGCTATGGGCGGCGCTCGCAGAGGCGGTGAGAAGCTGGCTCGATAGCACCGACGATCCGTGGGCTCAGGAGGCTCTGGGCAACCTGTTGGCGGGAGAGCCGATTCCGAACAAGAGCAACCTGATGACGCGCCTGTTCAAGCGCCCGGACCGAGAATCCCAGTACACGCTGGTGCCAAATCCGCTGGCCGGATTACCAACGCGCCCCAACGCTAACCCCATCAAGGAGGATCAACCCGATGCCTGA
- a CDS encoding type III PLP-dependent enzyme, with protein sequence MPDIPNAVQRGAYDLQAQNSDPLCAYIYDLPGLRHHVAGIVQTLPTQCEMFYATKANPALPVLQALAPLVHGFEVASGGELDWVRRHFPDVPVIFGGPGKLESELDNALTQQVELIHVESLLELRRLCDLAAQREKRQDVLLRINLALEETPSTRLTMGGVPTPFGMEERCIAEALAILSEQGWVRIRGFHFHMMSHQLDGHRHLTLIERYLDTVRIWEQQFGLTVDQINVGGGIGINYLEPTQQFDWAGFCAGLNELLKRYHDRPWRIRFECGRALTAACGYYVAEVLDIKSCGNDWFGICRGGTHHFRTPAAQAHNHPFCILPDVDESGAAPRIVERPVTLVGQLCTPKDVFAREVHIPSLMVGDLVVFQYAGAYAWNISHQEFLMHPHPRELFID encoded by the coding sequence ATGCCTGACATTCCCAACGCCGTTCAGCGCGGCGCCTACGACCTGCAAGCCCAGAACTCTGATCCGCTCTGTGCCTATATCTACGACCTGCCAGGCCTGCGCCATCACGTTGCCGGGATCGTCCAGACCTTGCCCACCCAGTGTGAGATGTTCTACGCCACCAAAGCGAATCCGGCATTGCCGGTATTGCAGGCCCTGGCACCCCTGGTCCATGGGTTTGAGGTGGCTTCCGGCGGAGAACTGGACTGGGTCCGCCGTCACTTTCCCGACGTCCCTGTCATATTCGGTGGCCCCGGTAAACTGGAATCGGAACTCGACAACGCCCTGACCCAACAGGTTGAGCTGATTCACGTGGAAAGCCTGCTTGAACTACGCCGGCTGTGTGACCTGGCCGCCCAGCGAGAGAAACGGCAGGACGTTCTTCTTCGAATCAACCTTGCTCTGGAAGAAACCCCCTCGACTCGCCTCACCATGGGGGGAGTCCCCACTCCTTTTGGCATGGAGGAACGCTGTATTGCCGAGGCTCTGGCCATCCTGTCGGAGCAGGGTTGGGTCCGGATTCGCGGGTTCCACTTTCACATGATGTCGCACCAGCTTGATGGCCATCGACACCTCACCCTGATCGAACGTTACCTCGACACGGTGCGCATTTGGGAGCAGCAGTTCGGACTGACAGTCGACCAGATCAATGTGGGCGGTGGCATCGGAATTAACTACCTTGAACCGACACAGCAATTCGATTGGGCCGGGTTCTGCGCCGGTCTGAATGAATTGCTGAAGCGTTACCACGATCGCCCCTGGCGAATACGTTTCGAGTGCGGCCGGGCACTGACCGCCGCCTGCGGTTACTACGTCGCGGAGGTTCTCGACATTAAGTCATGCGGCAACGACTGGTTCGGCATATGCCGGGGCGGCACACACCACTTCAGGACCCCCGCCGCCCAGGCCCACAATCATCCGTTCTGCATCCTTCCGGATGTCGATGAGTCAGGCGCTGCGCCACGGATAGTCGAACGGCCGGTCACCCTGGTCGGTCAACTGTGCACGCCCAAGGACGTCTTCGCACGCGAGGTCCACATCCCGTCACTCATGGTCGGCGATCTGGTGGTGTTCCAATATGCCGGGGCCTATGCCTGGAACATCTCCCATCAGGAATTCCTGATGCACCCCCACCCCAGAGAATTATTCATCGACTGA
- a CDS encoding TonB-dependent receptor family protein, producing the protein MSESVLLKPLKCQPLSAVIAILPLFTAGASTAMAQESNSPAMLPGLNVTADWLGPPTKASEKTYTGARTVVEKETLQDRGALNLEDALRPVPGVTVLDETGTGILPNIGVRGLNPLRSERLQILMDGYPIAIGPYSNVGVSLFPVTLPSLEVVDIVRGGASVHYGPNNVGGVVNFVTKPIPAQTSQTLRERVTLAEETGNVLTDTYYRIGGPATDKLDLQFQANVQRGDGFRDHSDTEVDNLILDARYYLNDQHELSSQLQYYRVDAELPGALTPEAYEEDRTQSQRPYDGYEADMTRANLTWTYTPTSDVEFKWRNFVHDADRTFFFGQNLSGDGHWADPGLDSTHVADSPRLFTVLGTEPQLSIRHGRHDVTIGTRFVSEDVEFDVNRRDLSDDSRSKARDWHLDTKALALYVSDTISFLDQRLTVTPGLRYEDVDMDFRDNLNGGTEENNAEELLPGLTVGYQATRDLFLFANSQRSLVPVQIAQTTREGEVANETAWNHELGARVQATPNLLSSATLFRIDYDDQIQFNRSTNRYENLGETRHQGVELTNQWRINQHWELGFGYTFLDTEQRSGDNEGNELPNAPNHKVTADANYSYQRWDASLNWTYVSSSYSDADNTEDETDNGSAGELPDYHLVNTRIGRNFAVGGDRVLNLGLAVNNLLDEDYYFRGVDVSPIGRVPQPGRSFILEAQLDF; encoded by the coding sequence ATGTCCGAATCGGTTTTGTTAAAGCCACTAAAGTGCCAGCCCCTGTCGGCTGTTATTGCCATACTTCCACTGTTTACGGCCGGGGCTTCGACCGCCATGGCCCAGGAATCGAATTCTCCGGCCATGCTACCGGGCTTGAACGTTACGGCGGACTGGTTGGGACCTCCTACCAAGGCGTCTGAAAAGACTTACACCGGAGCTCGAACGGTCGTCGAGAAAGAGACGCTTCAGGACCGCGGAGCGCTCAACCTGGAGGACGCCCTGCGCCCGGTACCCGGGGTCACGGTGCTTGATGAAACCGGTACTGGAATTCTCCCCAATATAGGCGTTCGCGGTTTGAATCCGCTGCGCAGTGAGCGACTTCAGATTCTGATGGATGGCTACCCGATTGCTATCGGCCCCTACAGCAACGTCGGTGTCTCACTCTTTCCGGTCACGCTTCCGAGCCTGGAAGTCGTTGATATCGTGCGTGGCGGCGCATCGGTACACTACGGCCCGAACAACGTGGGCGGCGTGGTGAACTTTGTCACTAAACCAATTCCAGCCCAAACCTCGCAGACGCTACGGGAACGGGTCACCCTTGCGGAGGAGACCGGCAACGTCCTGACCGACACCTACTACCGCATCGGGGGGCCAGCAACTGATAAGCTGGACCTGCAGTTCCAGGCCAATGTTCAGCGCGGCGACGGTTTCCGCGACCATTCCGATACCGAAGTCGACAATCTGATTCTGGATGCCCGCTACTACCTGAACGACCAACACGAGCTGTCGTCTCAGTTGCAGTATTACCGAGTGGACGCGGAACTTCCCGGCGCCCTGACCCCGGAAGCCTACGAAGAGGACCGCACCCAGAGTCAGCGCCCTTATGATGGGTACGAGGCCGACATGACTCGGGCCAACCTAACCTGGACCTACACACCCACCAGCGATGTCGAGTTCAAGTGGCGCAACTTCGTCCACGACGCCGATCGCACCTTCTTTTTTGGCCAGAATCTAAGTGGCGACGGTCACTGGGCCGATCCAGGCCTAGATTCCACGCACGTGGCAGATTCACCGAGACTGTTCACGGTACTCGGCACCGAACCTCAACTGTCGATCCGTCATGGTCGACACGACGTCACCATTGGCACCCGATTCGTCAGCGAGGATGTTGAGTTCGACGTCAATCGCCGCGATCTGTCCGACGATTCCCGATCCAAGGCCCGGGACTGGCACCTGGACACGAAAGCCCTTGCGCTTTATGTCAGTGACACCATCTCGTTTCTGGATCAGCGACTGACCGTTACTCCGGGTCTACGTTATGAAGATGTCGACATGGACTTCCGTGACAACCTCAATGGCGGTACCGAAGAAAACAACGCGGAGGAGTTGCTGCCAGGCCTGACGGTGGGTTATCAGGCGACCCGTGATCTGTTCCTGTTTGCCAACAGCCAGCGCTCTCTCGTGCCGGTGCAGATTGCCCAGACTACCCGCGAGGGCGAGGTGGCCAATGAAACTGCCTGGAACCACGAGCTTGGTGCACGCGTTCAGGCCACCCCCAACCTGCTTTCGTCGGCGACGCTGTTCCGCATAGACTACGACGATCAGATTCAGTTCAATCGCTCCACCAACCGTTACGAGAACCTGGGCGAAACCCGGCACCAGGGCGTTGAGCTCACCAACCAATGGCGCATCAACCAGCACTGGGAACTCGGCTTTGGCTACACCTTTCTGGATACCGAACAGCGTTCCGGCGACAACGAGGGTAACGAGCTGCCCAACGCCCCCAACCATAAGGTCACCGCAGATGCCAACTATAGCTATCAGCGCTGGGATGCCAGCCTGAACTGGACCTACGTCAGCTCCAGCTATAGCGACGCGGACAATACAGAAGATGAAACCGACAACGGCAGCGCCGGAGAGTTGCCGGACTACCATCTGGTTAACACCCGAATTGGCCGGAACTTTGCAGTCGGCGGTGATCGTGTTCTGAATCTGGGTCTGGCGGTCAACAACCTATTGGATGAGGACTACTACTTCCGCGGCGTGGATGTCAGCCCGATCGGCCGAGTGCCTCAACCCGGAAGAAGCTTCATCCTGGAGGCGCAGCTGGACTTCTGA
- a CDS encoding ABC transporter substrate-binding protein translates to MASLPNRIAQILVIALLLPMPALSADSMIRLMDDRGHTLRLSEPATRPAAISTFGADVALALGRTPIAVTDYGVSGVPGYLASQLASASGLGPRHQPNLEVLSAVDPDLIIGIRRYTQKDSNQLAAIAPLLALDLITVDDSMRAVALAGQALGATDKASTLNRRFLAQVQSLAERNLADDKPTVALLTSGSETPFLYYDHFLPTALLEEMNFNHVGGAPPNPSSGIPLGYRINLEALLALNPDIILLLPTSRQRAFTMNPIWPYLSAVRNNNVHEVPHYWKEGAGPIARMLILEDIERLLLTGTVSGPDR, encoded by the coding sequence ATGGCCTCTCTCCCGAACCGGATTGCACAGATACTAGTCATTGCTTTGCTGCTGCCGATGCCAGCGCTGTCAGCGGACAGCATGATCCGGCTCATGGATGACCGCGGGCACACCCTGCGGTTGTCCGAACCGGCAACGCGTCCGGCCGCGATTTCGACCTTTGGTGCCGATGTTGCCCTGGCCCTGGGGCGCACACCAATCGCTGTCACCGATTACGGAGTCTCTGGGGTCCCGGGCTACCTTGCATCCCAGCTGGCCAGCGCCTCTGGCCTGGGACCGCGCCACCAGCCGAACCTGGAAGTCCTGTCAGCGGTCGATCCGGATCTGATCATCGGTATCCGCCGCTACACCCAGAAAGACAGCAACCAGCTTGCCGCCATCGCCCCGTTACTGGCCCTGGACCTGATCACGGTTGACGACAGCATGCGGGCGGTGGCTTTAGCCGGTCAGGCTCTCGGCGCAACGGATAAGGCGTCAACACTCAACCGGCGCTTTCTTGCTCAAGTCCAGAGCCTGGCAGAGCGCAATTTGGCTGACGACAAACCGACGGTAGCACTGCTGACCAGCGGCAGTGAGACCCCGTTTCTGTATTACGATCACTTCTTACCGACGGCACTGCTTGAGGAAATGAACTTCAACCACGTCGGCGGTGCGCCACCGAACCCGTCCAGTGGTATTCCGCTGGGCTACCGAATCAATCTGGAAGCATTATTGGCGTTAAATCCCGATATCATCCTGCTTCTGCCCACCAGCCGTCAGCGGGCCTTCACAATGAACCCGATCTGGCCGTACCTCAGCGCCGTGCGCAACAACAATGTCCACGAAGTTCCTCATTACTGGAAAGAGGGGGCCGGTCCTATCGCCCGAATGCTGATTCTTGAGGACATAGAGCGCCTGCTGCTGACCGGAACAGTGTCTGGGCCGGACCGATGA